The proteins below come from a single Verrucomicrobiia bacterium genomic window:
- a CDS encoding MarR family transcriptional regulator — MSEIAVESPRYQALIQLLRTAEDLWNASRTFFQRWNLSPSQFNLLNVLRHQPAGRSQSELSRLLIMHRSNATGLVDRLERRGLVRRLDDPHDRRIYRVILTPDGDRLLDDILPHYYAAAERVWAIHPDERVAPLVRELQELARQAGAVASSLNAFDPSTPAHSGPLDTRRPRRASHPRPDATAAPAPPGDSLRTSDL; from the coding sequence ATGTCCGAAATCGCTGTCGAGAGCCCGCGATACCAGGCCCTCATCCAACTCCTCCGCACCGCTGAAGATCTATGGAATGCCAGCCGCACCTTCTTCCAGCGCTGGAACCTCAGCCCAAGCCAGTTCAATCTCCTCAACGTCCTTCGCCATCAACCCGCCGGCCGCTCCCAATCGGAGCTAAGTCGCTTGTTGATTATGCATCGGTCGAATGCCACCGGATTGGTCGATCGCCTGGAACGACGCGGACTGGTGCGGCGCCTCGACGATCCCCACGACCGTCGGATATACCGCGTCATCCTCACCCCAGACGGCGACCGACTCCTCGACGACATCCTCCCCCACTACTACGCCGCGGCTGAACGGGTCTGGGCCATCCACCCGGACGAGCGGGTCGCTCCCCTGGTCCGAGAACTCCAGGAGCTTGCTCGCCAGGCCGGCGCCGTGGCTTCCAGCCTGAATGCCTTCGATCCTTCCACTCCGGCCCACTCCGGCCCACTCGACACCCGTCGCCCCCGCCGAGCGTCCCACCCGCGACCCGATGCGACCGCCGCTCCCGCCCCTCCCGGGGATTCCCTGCGCACCAGCGATCTGTAA